The following proteins are encoded in a genomic region of Bradyrhizobium sp. SK17:
- a CDS encoding M20 aminoacylase family protein — protein sequence MPIVNRVADLQPDIQAWRRDIHENPELLYDVHRTASFVADRLREFGCDEVATGLGKTGVVGVIKGKKGPAKGDVKVIGLRADMDALPIHEETNLPYASKTPGKMHACGHDGHTAMLLGAARYLAETRNFAGDAVVIFQPAEEGGAGAAAMIKDGLMDRFGIEQVYGMHNGPGIPIGSFAIRTGPIMAATDAIDIKIEGLGGHAARPHKCIDSVLVGAQLVTALQQIVARAVDPLDSAVISMCEFHAGNARNVIPQTAELRGTVRTLTKEVRDLIEKRVREVVDGVAKMTGAKIDLTYERGYPVTVNHEAQTEFASRIARDVAGASNVHEMPPLMGAEDFSYMLESRPGAFIFCGNGDSAGLHHPAYNFNDEAIVFGTSYFVKIVENALAA from the coding sequence ATGCCCATCGTCAACCGCGTCGCCGATCTGCAACCCGATATTCAGGCCTGGCGCCGCGACATCCATGAAAACCCCGAACTGCTGTACGACGTGCACCGCACTGCATCATTCGTGGCCGACCGTCTGCGGGAATTCGGCTGTGACGAGGTCGCGACCGGGCTCGGCAAAACCGGCGTGGTCGGGGTCATCAAGGGCAAGAAGGGGCCGGCCAAGGGCGACGTCAAGGTGATCGGCCTGCGTGCCGACATGGATGCGCTGCCGATCCACGAGGAAACCAACCTGCCTTACGCCTCGAAGACGCCGGGCAAGATGCACGCCTGCGGCCATGACGGCCACACCGCGATGCTGCTCGGTGCCGCGCGCTACCTCGCCGAGACACGCAATTTCGCCGGCGATGCGGTGGTGATCTTCCAGCCCGCCGAGGAGGGTGGCGCCGGAGCTGCCGCGATGATCAAGGACGGCCTGATGGACCGCTTCGGCATCGAGCAGGTCTACGGCATGCACAATGGTCCGGGGATTCCGATCGGGTCGTTTGCGATCCGCACCGGCCCGATCATGGCTGCGACCGACGCGATCGACATCAAGATCGAGGGGCTCGGCGGTCATGCCGCGCGGCCGCACAAATGCATCGATTCCGTGCTGGTCGGCGCGCAACTCGTCACCGCGCTGCAACAGATCGTCGCGCGCGCCGTCGATCCGCTCGACTCCGCCGTGATATCGATGTGCGAATTCCACGCCGGCAATGCCCGCAACGTGATTCCGCAGACCGCCGAGCTGCGCGGCACCGTGCGCACGCTGACCAAGGAGGTGCGCGATCTGATCGAGAAGCGCGTGCGCGAGGTGGTGGATGGTGTTGCGAAGATGACCGGCGCCAAGATCGACCTGACCTATGAGCGCGGCTATCCGGTCACCGTCAATCACGAAGCGCAGACCGAATTCGCGAGCCGGATCGCACGTGATGTCGCGGGCGCGTCCAACGTGCACGAAATGCCGCCGCTGATGGGCGCCGAAGACTTCTCCTATATGCTGGAGTCGCGGCCCGGCGCCTTCATCTTCTGCGGCAATGGCGACAGCGCCGGCCTGCATCACCCCGCCTACAATTTCAACGACGAGGCGATCGTGTTCGGCACCTCGTATTTCGTGAAGATCGTGGAGAACGCGCTGGCGGCGTGA
- a CDS encoding cytochrome P450, producing the protein MTSAVPIVTNIAYQDLLDDPYPIFRRLRELAPAVYVEPAKLTLVTRFDDITRIEREPATYSADNPGSLVNRVMGPTFMRKDGAEHAIGRKAIEPSFRPATIKEHWAPIFTAIAERLIADLSVADEADLFATLAAPMASLSLMAMIGFRDMPWQTLAEWSQALIDGAGNYAADAEVERKAMQASADVDAAIDAALDDHRSHPNPSILSSMINADPPMPLDGIRANVKVIIGGGLNEPRDAILTLVLGLLENPAQKDNVLARPELWPAALEEAVRWISPIGMYPRRVTRDVELSGTTLPENLQIGLCVGAANRDGNRFADPDRFDVTRPKQSHLAFGAGPHFCAGTWVSRLTVGKIVAPMLFERLRNLRLREDAPPVVRGWVFRGPVSLPVRWDA; encoded by the coding sequence ATGACCAGCGCCGTGCCAATCGTCACCAACATCGCGTATCAGGACCTGCTCGACGACCCCTATCCGATCTTCCGCCGCCTGCGCGAGCTGGCGCCGGCCGTCTATGTCGAGCCCGCAAAGCTGACGCTGGTGACCCGTTTCGACGATATCACGCGGATCGAGCGCGAGCCCGCGACCTACTCGGCCGACAATCCCGGCTCGCTGGTCAACAGAGTGATGGGGCCGACCTTCATGCGCAAGGACGGCGCCGAGCACGCTATCGGCCGCAAGGCGATCGAACCCTCGTTCCGCCCGGCCACGATCAAGGAGCATTGGGCGCCAATCTTCACCGCGATCGCGGAAAGATTGATCGCCGACCTGTCGGTTGCCGACGAGGCCGATCTGTTCGCAACGCTCGCCGCGCCGATGGCCTCGCTCAGCCTGATGGCGATGATCGGCTTTCGCGACATGCCGTGGCAGACCCTTGCCGAATGGTCGCAAGCCTTGATCGACGGCGCCGGCAATTACGCCGCCGATGCCGAGGTCGAGCGCAAGGCGATGCAGGCCAGCGCAGATGTCGATGCCGCAATCGACGCCGCGCTCGATGACCATCGCAGCCATCCGAACCCTTCGATCCTGTCCTCGATGATCAATGCCGATCCGCCGATGCCGCTCGACGGCATCCGCGCCAACGTCAAGGTGATCATCGGCGGTGGGCTGAACGAGCCGCGCGACGCGATCCTGACGCTGGTGCTCGGTCTGTTGGAAAACCCTGCGCAGAAAGACAACGTGCTGGCACGGCCGGAGCTATGGCCGGCCGCGCTCGAGGAAGCGGTGCGCTGGATCTCGCCGATCGGCATGTATCCGCGCCGCGTCACCCGCGATGTCGAACTCTCCGGCACCACGCTGCCCGAGAACCTTCAGATCGGGCTCTGCGTCGGCGCCGCCAACCGCGACGGCAACCGCTTCGCCGACCCCGATCGCTTCGACGTGACGCGGCCCAAGCAATCGCACCTGGCATTCGGCGCCGGCCCGCATTTCTGCGCCGGCACCTGGGTATCACGGCTCACCGTCGGCAAGATCGTGGCACCGATGCTGTTTGAACGCCTGCGCAATCTGCGCTTGCGCGAAGACGCTCCGCCCGTCGTCCGCGGCTGGGTGTTCCGCGGCCCGGTATCATTGCCGGTGCGATGGGATGCGTGA